In one window of Desulforhabdus amnigena DNA:
- a CDS encoding 4Fe-4S binding protein, translated as MHELVIISGKGGTGKTSIVGAFAALAEKKVLCDADVDAADLHLLLTPTIIERHDFRAGHKASIDPDRCIQCGDCRERCRFDAISPSFVVDQLQCEGCGVCYYFCPAGAVDFPESLCGEWYFSKTRFGPMVHARLGIAEENSGKLVSLVRKEARQIAEKDHLDWILTDGPPGIGCPVIASIGGASAVLIVSEPTVSGLHDLNRVAELARHFKVPVLVCVNKADLHWEGAHEIAEHCRARGYEFMGYLPFDSDFTRAQVEGKTIIEYNDGPAKDAVMELWQKVSQAVEKSGVGPEG; from the coding sequence ATGCATGAACTCGTAATCATCAGTGGAAAAGGCGGAACGGGAAAAACCAGCATTGTGGGAGCCTTTGCGGCTCTGGCCGAAAAAAAGGTTCTGTGCGATGCGGATGTGGATGCTGCAGACCTGCATCTCCTGCTCACTCCCACCATCATAGAGCGGCATGACTTCAGGGCCGGCCACAAGGCCTCCATCGATCCGGATCGTTGCATCCAGTGCGGCGACTGCCGGGAAAGGTGCCGCTTCGACGCGATTTCCCCTTCTTTTGTCGTGGATCAGCTCCAGTGCGAAGGGTGCGGGGTCTGTTATTATTTTTGCCCTGCGGGGGCTGTTGATTTTCCCGAGAGCCTCTGCGGAGAGTGGTATTTTTCCAAGACCCGCTTCGGCCCCATGGTGCATGCCCGACTGGGGATCGCGGAAGAAAATTCCGGCAAACTGGTATCGCTCGTTCGAAAGGAAGCGCGGCAGATCGCGGAAAAGGATCATCTGGATTGGATCCTCACGGATGGGCCTCCAGGCATCGGATGTCCTGTCATCGCCTCCATCGGCGGAGCTTCAGCGGTGCTCATCGTCTCCGAACCCACTGTTTCCGGCTTGCATGACCTCAACCGGGTGGCAGAATTGGCCAGACATTTCAAGGTACCTGTCCTGGTTTGCGTGAACAAGGCTGATCTCCATTGGGAAGGAGCGCATGAGATTGCCGAGCACTGTCGTGCCAGGGGCTATGAATTTATGGGGTATCTGCCTTTTGATTCCGATTTTACGCGAGCCCAAGTTGAAGGTAAGACGATTATAGAATATAATGATGGGCCTGCTAAGGACGCAGTGATGGAGCTCTGGCAAAAGGTCTCACAGGCGGTGGAGAAATCCGGTGTGGGGCCTGAAGGATAA
- a CDS encoding sigma-54 interaction domain-containing protein, giving the protein MAKRPDLSPQTRIILDSIADGVFTVDLEWRVTFFNRAAEEITGIPAAEAIGRPCCEVFRANVCESMCVLKYTFDTGKPIVNQPVSILRADGTEIPISVSTALLKDESDQVFGGVETFRDLSLVDTLRRELDRRYRFHDIISRSPLMRKIFSILPDVAQSESSVLIQGESGTGKELLSRAIHDLSPRAKGPFVALNCGALPDTLLESELFGHVAGAFTDAKRNRLGRFAMAEEGTLFLDEIGDISPALQVRLLRVLEERCYEPLGSSKSVQTNVRIITASNKDLAQLVEKGEFRKDLYYRVNVVKLELPPLARRKEDIPLLAEHFIDRLNKLRNKKILGLSHDTLALFMNHDWPGNIRELENAIEYAFILCREGLILPEHLPEQLRKENAGVAVPQGLTLQDIEKRAIFEALERNRWRRLATARELGIDKNTLRRKINRHKLVVPSSSPD; this is encoded by the coding sequence GTGGCAAAACGGCCTGATCTCTCTCCACAAACTCGAATCATTTTGGACAGCATTGCCGACGGGGTTTTCACCGTGGATTTGGAATGGCGTGTCACTTTCTTCAACCGTGCGGCGGAAGAGATCACGGGAATTCCGGCCGCCGAAGCCATCGGTCGTCCCTGTTGCGAGGTTTTCCGGGCCAACGTGTGTGAGTCCATGTGCGTTTTGAAATACACTTTCGACACCGGAAAACCCATCGTCAACCAGCCTGTTTCGATTTTAAGAGCGGACGGCACGGAAATTCCCATCAGTGTGAGCACCGCTCTTCTCAAGGATGAATCGGACCAGGTCTTCGGAGGCGTGGAGACGTTCCGCGATCTCAGCCTTGTGGATACCCTGCGGCGGGAGCTCGACCGCCGTTACCGCTTTCACGACATCATTTCGCGTTCCCCCCTCATGAGAAAGATCTTTTCCATTCTCCCGGATGTTGCTCAAAGTGAAAGTTCTGTCCTTATCCAGGGCGAGAGCGGAACCGGAAAGGAGCTGCTGAGCCGCGCCATTCACGACCTGAGTCCCCGCGCCAAGGGTCCTTTTGTGGCTCTCAACTGTGGAGCGCTTCCCGATACGCTGCTGGAATCCGAGCTTTTCGGACACGTGGCCGGGGCTTTTACGGACGCCAAGCGAAACCGCCTGGGGCGCTTTGCCATGGCGGAGGAAGGGACTCTTTTTCTGGACGAAATCGGGGACATCTCCCCTGCTCTCCAGGTGCGCCTTCTAAGGGTGCTCGAAGAGCGATGCTATGAACCCCTGGGATCTTCCAAAAGTGTTCAAACCAATGTGAGGATCATCACCGCTTCCAACAAGGACCTTGCGCAACTGGTGGAAAAGGGGGAATTCCGCAAGGACCTCTATTACCGGGTCAATGTAGTCAAATTGGAACTGCCGCCCCTTGCCCGGCGCAAGGAAGACATTCCGCTTCTTGCAGAGCATTTTATCGATCGGCTGAACAAGTTGAGGAACAAGAAGATTCTAGGGCTGAGCCATGATACGTTGGCACTTTTCATGAATCATGATTGGCCGGGCAATATTCGCGAACTGGAAAACGCCATTGAATATGCTTTCATCCTCTGCCGTGAAGGCTTGATTCTGCCGGAGCACCTTCCCGAGCAGCTTCGAAAGGAGAATGCCGGAGTTGCCGTCCCGCAGGGACTGACTCTTCAAGACATTGAAAAGCGGGCTATTTTTGAGGCATTGGAGCGCAACCGCTGGCGCCGTTTGGCTACGGCCAGAGAACTCGGCATCGATAAAAATACCCTGCGAAGAAAAATCAACCGGCATAAGCTGGTGGTCCCCTCTTCCTCCCCGGATTAG
- a CDS encoding sensor histidine kinase produces the protein MNDVNFYKFIIQSLPLGVVVMDSQLRIIGFNPSAEKITGYKAAQVIGRHCGEVLRGGMCGKNCPLKPVMAQVKSFVQVETTIMNKRDEIVPVRISTAGLFDEQSHLLGAVEALADISHLKILERQKANLISMFAHDMRSSVTGIHGLGLRLLRKVDGMDPEKQQKYLEVISKEASKLESLVDDFLEFSRIEAGGLKLNFTATSPDKELMELYELYQTRASEAGLHLKLQMDEVLPVIEADPNRLRRVFTNLLDNAIKFSKENGTITIQAEEREQELVVRIIDEGVGIEPEDLPHIFDLFHRGHAMEKREGFGLGLATVKAIVEGHGGRISVTSELGKGSVFTVFLPIRRASEK, from the coding sequence ATGAATGATGTCAATTTCTATAAATTCATCATCCAAAGCTTGCCCCTGGGGGTCGTTGTCATGGATTCACAGTTGAGGATTATCGGGTTCAATCCATCTGCAGAGAAAATTACGGGATATAAGGCGGCGCAGGTTATCGGCAGGCACTGCGGAGAAGTCCTCAGAGGGGGGATGTGCGGGAAGAACTGCCCCCTCAAACCGGTCATGGCCCAGGTCAAATCCTTTGTCCAGGTAGAAACCACCATCATGAACAAGAGGGATGAGATCGTGCCCGTGAGGATCAGCACGGCGGGGCTGTTCGACGAGCAAAGCCATCTCCTTGGCGCTGTCGAGGCCCTGGCCGACATATCGCATCTTAAAATCCTGGAACGGCAGAAAGCGAATTTGATCTCCATGTTTGCACACGACATGCGTTCTTCCGTCACGGGCATTCATGGTTTGGGACTTCGCCTCCTCAGGAAAGTGGATGGCATGGATCCGGAAAAGCAACAGAAATACCTGGAAGTGATCAGCAAGGAAGCCTCCAAGCTGGAATCCCTCGTGGATGATTTTCTCGAGTTTTCCCGCATTGAAGCGGGAGGCCTGAAATTGAACTTCACTGCGACATCGCCGGATAAGGAATTGATGGAACTCTACGAACTCTATCAGACCAGGGCGTCCGAGGCCGGATTACACCTCAAGCTGCAGATGGATGAAGTTTTGCCGGTGATCGAAGCGGACCCCAACCGTTTACGCAGGGTATTCACCAACCTTCTGGACAACGCCATAAAATTTTCAAAGGAAAATGGAACCATCACCATCCAGGCGGAGGAAAGGGAGCAGGAGTTGGTGGTGAGGATCATCGATGAAGGGGTCGGTATTGAACCGGAAGACCTTCCGCACATTTTCGATCTGTTTCATCGCGGACACGCCATGGAAAAAAGAGAGGGATTCGGCCTGGGGCTGGCTACGGTCAAGGCCATTGTGGAAGGACATGGTGGGCGTATTTCTGTCACCAGTGAGCTGGGAAAGGGGTCTGTCTTTACGGTATTCCTGCCCATACGAAGGGCTTCTGAAAAGTAA
- a CDS encoding NifB/NifX family molybdenum-iron cluster-binding protein — MKMKIAISSFMPDINSDIDPRFGRCQYFVICDSDTEHFETVENPHCGAAGGAGVATAQFVASKGVKAVITGSVGPNAFGVLSAAGIQMYGGATGKVRDALEAFRAGRLQALQQPQMAGGMGMGRGRGAGMGRGGGGGRGMGRGMGGGRGMGGGGRR; from the coding sequence ATGAAAATGAAGATAGCGATATCGAGCTTTATGCCGGACATCAATAGTGATATCGATCCTCGCTTTGGAAGATGTCAGTATTTCGTTATCTGTGATTCGGATACTGAACATTTTGAAACGGTGGAAAACCCCCATTGCGGCGCTGCTGGGGGGGCGGGGGTGGCAACAGCTCAGTTTGTGGCAAGCAAAGGTGTGAAAGCCGTCATCACCGGAAGCGTCGGTCCCAACGCTTTCGGGGTCTTGTCCGCTGCCGGGATTCAGATGTATGGCGGGGCTACCGGCAAAGTTCGCGATGCCCTTGAAGCCTTCAGAGCAGGGAGGCTCCAGGCGCTTCAGCAACCCCAAATGGCCGGAGGTATGGGCATGGGGCGTGGAAGAGGTGCGGGCATGGGCCGCGGAGGAGGTGGAGGCCGTGGTATGGGCCGAGGCATGGGAGGTGGCCGCGGCATGGGCGGTGGTGGACGCCGTTGA
- a CDS encoding radical SAM protein: MIAFGPVPSRRLGQSLGINNIPPKVCSYSCVYCQLGSAGRMSVDPSVFYPPEEIFEEVKRQLEKVRPTSEPIDYLTFVSDGEPTLDRGLSRAIELLKPLGIKIAVISNASLLWRPEVRDALSRAEWVSLKLDAAEEVVWRRINRPYGKLRLASVMDGMLEFAANYRGKLVTETMLVRGVNDGREQVEGMGEFLRRLNPFTAYLSIPTRPPAEEWVGRPDEATLHNAYQILKRHIPRVECLMGYEGNAFAHTGNVQEDLLNITSVHPMREDAVTEMLRKAKADWTVVQNLLNRGLILEMEHEGRRFFMRRFHSSSLSN; encoded by the coding sequence ATGATTGCATTTGGACCGGTCCCCTCCAGGCGTTTGGGCCAGAGCTTGGGCATCAACAATATCCCGCCCAAGGTGTGCAGCTATTCTTGTGTTTATTGTCAATTGGGTTCCGCTGGCAGAATGAGCGTGGATCCATCCGTCTTCTACCCTCCGGAAGAGATCTTCGAAGAGGTGAAAAGGCAGCTGGAGAAAGTTCGGCCGACATCCGAACCCATCGATTATCTGACTTTTGTTTCCGATGGGGAACCCACTCTGGACAGGGGCCTTTCCCGAGCCATTGAATTGCTGAAACCTTTGGGAATCAAAATAGCGGTCATCAGCAATGCATCGCTTTTATGGCGGCCCGAGGTAAGGGATGCGCTTTCGAGAGCGGAGTGGGTTTCACTGAAACTCGATGCTGCCGAGGAGGTTGTATGGCGCCGAATCAACCGGCCTTATGGAAAACTTCGCCTCGCGTCCGTAATGGATGGAATGCTCGAATTCGCGGCAAACTACCGGGGGAAGCTGGTGACCGAAACCATGCTGGTCCGCGGTGTCAATGACGGCAGGGAGCAGGTGGAGGGGATGGGGGAGTTCCTGAGGCGGTTGAATCCTTTCACCGCGTACCTGTCGATCCCGACAAGGCCCCCCGCAGAAGAATGGGTAGGCCGGCCCGATGAGGCAACGCTCCATAACGCCTATCAAATCCTGAAGCGGCATATCCCCAGGGTGGAATGCTTGATGGGTTACGAGGGGAACGCTTTTGCTCATACGGGCAATGTCCAGGAAGACCTTTTGAACATCACTTCAGTGCATCCCATGCGGGAAGATGCCGTGACGGAGATGTTGCGAAAAGCCAAGGCGGATTGGACGGTGGTTCAAAATTTGTTGAATCGGGGCCTGATCCTGGAAATGGAGCATGAGGGCAGGCGGTTTTTCATGAGGCGGTTCCATTCCTCATCTTTATCCAATTGA
- a CDS encoding cob(I)yrinic acid a,c-diamide adenosyltransferase, with the protein MNANIELKKGYIHIYTGNGKGKTTAALGLALRAAGNGLKTFGIRFMQNYPYSELRSVQCLNRWITLRQCGDDAFVLQKHPPDVRDLEAAQEGLKAAREAMLSGEYSLVILDEVCVAIYFKLLKTEELLSFMSQKPEKVELVLTGRYCPQELIEKADLVTEMREIKHYYQKGIIARKGIEC; encoded by the coding sequence ATGAATGCAAATATCGAACTCAAGAAAGGCTACATCCACATTTATACGGGCAACGGCAAGGGTAAAACCACGGCTGCCCTGGGGCTGGCACTCCGGGCGGCGGGGAACGGGCTGAAGACCTTCGGGATTCGCTTCATGCAAAACTATCCATACAGCGAACTGCGGAGTGTCCAATGCCTGAACCGCTGGATCACCCTTCGGCAGTGCGGGGACGATGCCTTTGTGCTTCAAAAACACCCGCCTGACGTCCGGGATCTGGAGGCTGCACAGGAAGGTTTGAAGGCAGCGAGGGAAGCCATGCTGAGTGGAGAATACAGCCTAGTGATTCTGGATGAAGTGTGCGTGGCAATTTACTTCAAGCTTCTAAAAACAGAGGAGCTGCTCTCTTTCATGTCCCAAAAGCCTGAAAAAGTGGAACTCGTTCTGACCGGTAGATACTGTCCCCAGGAGCTCATAGAAAAAGCGGACCTGGTTACTGAAATGCGGGAAATCAAGCATTATTATCAAAAGGGGATCATCGCCAGAAAAGGCATTGAATGCTGA
- a CDS encoding cation diffusion facilitator family transporter yields MNSSLIESEKNREILPPKQEGSFKPEDDFLARRAEEDRQINRVGMAALFTNIFLAGLKGALAVLSGSLALTADALDSATDSMASLIVWIGLKLSTGKFKSFPYGLYKIENIISVIVAFFIFLAGVEIARKALQPLSSVPVITLPVLGGAAASVVICWLFSWYAKIIGKRTASPTLIAEAKHRQVDLLSSVLVLSSLISGYFGFNVDRFTAIAVLVFILYAGWELLSDGMRVLLDASLDAETLGQIRKIIESHPLVGQLQSLVGRNAGRYRFVEAVISLKTTDLQKAHLVSQKIEEAIRKKIPHVERILIHYEPSRRTHLLLAVPLTDTRGAVSPHFGEAPYFAFISLRLNDGVVEAHQILANPFSRIPKAKGMRVAEWLMEHKVDLTVVREPLRGKGPGYALSGSGVDIRITQSEDLQQVLETVRQEWVHSR; encoded by the coding sequence ATGAATTCTTCCCTCATCGAATCCGAGAAAAACAGAGAAATTCTTCCACCAAAGCAGGAAGGTTCGTTCAAGCCGGAGGATGATTTCCTCGCACGACGCGCGGAGGAAGACCGGCAAATCAACCGAGTTGGGATGGCAGCCTTATTTACCAATATTTTTCTGGCGGGACTGAAGGGCGCACTGGCGGTTCTTTCGGGAAGCCTCGCTTTGACGGCCGACGCACTGGATTCGGCCACGGATTCCATGGCTTCCTTGATCGTCTGGATCGGCTTGAAGCTCTCTACCGGCAAATTCAAATCTTTCCCGTACGGGCTCTATAAAATCGAAAATATCATCTCCGTCATCGTGGCCTTCTTCATATTTCTCGCCGGTGTCGAAATCGCCCGCAAGGCCTTGCAGCCATTGTCGAGTGTTCCCGTCATCACCTTACCCGTCCTCGGAGGCGCGGCGGCAAGCGTGGTTATTTGCTGGCTGTTCAGCTGGTATGCGAAAATCATCGGCAAACGTACGGCCTCACCCACCCTCATCGCTGAAGCGAAACACCGTCAGGTGGACCTTCTCTCGTCAGTTCTGGTCTTATCTTCTTTGATCTCGGGATACTTCGGCTTCAATGTGGATCGGTTCACGGCCATCGCGGTGCTGGTCTTCATTTTATACGCCGGCTGGGAACTTCTCTCCGACGGCATGCGAGTATTGCTCGACGCATCGCTGGATGCTGAAACCCTCGGGCAAATAAGAAAAATCATCGAATCCCATCCCCTCGTGGGACAGCTTCAGTCTTTGGTAGGAAGAAATGCGGGGCGTTACAGATTTGTGGAAGCGGTCATCTCCCTCAAAACCACGGATCTGCAGAAGGCGCATCTCGTGAGCCAAAAAATAGAGGAAGCCATTCGCAAAAAAATCCCCCATGTGGAGCGGATCTTGATCCACTATGAACCCAGCCGGCGGACTCATCTTTTACTTGCGGTTCCCTTGACGGATACCCGCGGTGCCGTCAGCCCTCATTTTGGAGAGGCTCCCTACTTCGCTTTCATTTCCCTGAGGCTGAACGATGGAGTCGTCGAGGCCCACCAGATTCTCGCCAACCCCTTCAGCCGGATTCCCAAGGCCAAGGGAATGCGCGTGGCCGAATGGCTGATGGAACATAAAGTGGACCTGACCGTCGTGCGGGAACCGCTGCGGGGAAAAGGACCCGGCTATGCCCTCAGCGGAAGCGGAGTGGATATCAGGATCACCCAATCGGAAGACCTCCAACAGGTTTTGGAAACAGTCAGGCAAGAATGGGTTCATTCCAGGTGA
- a CDS encoding iron-sulfur cluster carrier protein MrpORP, with product MGSCQSQQCSHGAGPQEEKSKEDIQLDEQLKRIKHKLLVMSGKGGVGKSSVASYLAVGLSKLGYRVGLLDVDLHGPSIPGMLGLRGMFRVDPDENLLIPHKYNDFLQVVSIQCLLEDSDAAVIWRGPVKHGVIKQFIAEAKWGDLDFLLIDSPPGTGDEPLSVAQMMPDAKAVIVTTPQEVSLADVRKSINFCRKVNMPILGLVENMNGLICPHCNKEVPLFGKGGGGKMAEKMGVHLLGSLPFDPRVVESADIGKSLLEQTDDSPFLKALGKLIAEVVSRSGIQQGGTVQKEAGAADTLSDPQSFKVAIPMAGGALTNHFGHCEQFLIVDVQKGVIGNKETITPPPHEPGLLPRWLGELNVNLIIAGGMGSRAIELFNQQNIKVVTGAPCLPPEELIQQYLANTLKTGANACDH from the coding sequence ATGGGTTCGTGTCAAAGTCAACAATGCAGCCATGGGGCGGGGCCTCAGGAAGAAAAATCGAAGGAAGATATTCAGCTCGATGAACAGCTCAAACGCATCAAGCACAAATTGCTGGTCATGAGCGGCAAGGGTGGAGTTGGGAAGAGCAGCGTGGCCAGCTACCTGGCGGTGGGGCTTTCCAAGCTCGGTTACCGGGTGGGATTGCTGGACGTGGATCTTCATGGCCCGAGTATTCCGGGGATGCTTGGTTTGCGTGGCATGTTTCGCGTGGATCCCGACGAAAACTTGCTGATTCCACATAAGTACAACGACTTTCTCCAGGTGGTTTCCATCCAGTGTCTGCTGGAAGATTCCGATGCGGCGGTCATCTGGCGGGGGCCGGTCAAGCATGGCGTAATCAAGCAGTTTATTGCCGAAGCGAAGTGGGGAGATCTCGATTTCCTCCTCATTGATTCACCTCCGGGAACGGGGGATGAACCCTTGAGTGTGGCGCAGATGATGCCCGATGCCAAAGCGGTCATCGTCACCACCCCCCAGGAGGTTTCCCTCGCCGATGTGCGAAAGTCCATCAACTTCTGCCGCAAAGTGAATATGCCGATTTTGGGGCTGGTAGAGAATATGAATGGGCTCATCTGCCCGCACTGCAACAAGGAAGTGCCTCTCTTCGGGAAGGGCGGAGGAGGCAAAATGGCGGAAAAGATGGGTGTCCATCTACTGGGAAGCCTTCCCTTCGATCCCCGGGTTGTGGAGAGTGCCGATATCGGTAAATCGCTTCTCGAACAGACCGATGACAGTCCTTTTCTAAAGGCGTTGGGAAAGTTGATTGCGGAAGTGGTTTCCCGCAGTGGTATCCAGCAGGGCGGGACCGTTCAAAAAGAAGCGGGGGCGGCGGATACTCTTTCGGACCCGCAGAGCTTCAAAGTGGCGATACCTATGGCGGGAGGAGCGCTCACCAATCATTTCGGTCATTGTGAGCAGTTCTTGATTGTGGATGTCCAGAAGGGTGTTATTGGAAACAAAGAGACGATCACGCCTCCCCCTCATGAACCCGGTCTTCTGCCCCGCTGGCTGGGAGAGTTGAACGTGAATCTGATCATTGCAGGGGGAATGGGTTCCCGCGCCATCGAGCTTTTCAATCAGCAGAATATCAAGGTCGTCACAGGGGCGCCCTGTTTGCCCCCGGAGGAGCTCATTCAGCAATACCTGGCGAATACGTTGAAGACGGGTGCGAACGCGTGTGACCATTAG
- a CDS encoding NifB/NifX family molybdenum-iron cluster-binding protein, with translation MKVAISATAKNLDAQVDPRFGRAACFLLVDPETMEYEPIENTQNIQAAQGAGIQAATLVARKKAEAVITGHCGPKAFETLNAAGVRVVVGVSGSVREAVENFKAGKYSYAETADVEGHWM, from the coding sequence ATGAAAGTGGCTATCAGCGCCACGGCGAAGAACCTCGATGCCCAGGTGGACCCCCGTTTCGGCCGGGCAGCCTGCTTCCTGCTTGTAGACCCGGAGACGATGGAATACGAGCCGATTGAAAACACACAAAATATTCAAGCCGCTCAAGGTGCCGGAATCCAGGCTGCGACCCTGGTTGCACGCAAAAAAGCGGAAGCCGTGATTACCGGGCATTGTGGCCCCAAGGCTTTTGAGACTCTCAATGCGGCGGGGGTTCGAGTGGTCGTGGGAGTGAGCGGGTCGGTCCGGGAAGCCGTGGAGAACTTCAAAGCGGGGAAATATTCCTATGCCGAAACGGCCGATGTGGAAGGTCACTGGATGTAG